The nucleotide window GACTGCTGTACGGCGTGGTCGAGTTCGCCCGGCAGCGATGGATGGCTCCGTCGCCGCCGGGCATCCCCGGAGACAGTGGCGGCGACCCGATGGCCTACCTGGCCCTGGGCATCACCGTGGTGGGCCTTCCGGGCCTGCTGGTGTCGCTGATCGTGCCACGAACCGTGCGCCGCACCGCCGCCTACGCGGCGGGTCTGTTCCCGACGGCGGCGGTGGCCCTCGGACGCATCGGCGAGGTCGAGCACTGGACGTGGATGCTCACGGCCGAGGGGGAACTGCGTTGGGCGGTGCCGATCGTCCTGGCCGTGATCGGTGCGATCGCCGGTGGCGTGGTCCTGGCTCGCCTCGACGCGCGATGGAAGCGGCCACCCTGGGTGGCGCGGGGTGCCTTCGCCCTGGCGTTGGTCGCCCCGATCGTGCTCGCACTGCGCGTCGATCCCGCACCCGAGGCCCTGCCCGTGCACCGCGGGGAGCCGCGGCCGAATCTCGTGCTGTTGACCATCGACACGCTCCGCGCCGATGCCGTGGGACACTTCGACGACGCTTGGCCCACACGTGACGTCCCCCGGCAGGTGGCCACGACGACGTGGTCGACGTCTTCGTGGACGCGTCCGGCGATGGCGTCGCTGTTCAGCGGCTTGGTTCCGACGGGACACGGTACCGACGACGAACGCGCGCCCTCGACCGAGGTCTCGTGGTGGATCGAGGACCTGCGCGACGCGGGGTACCGCACGCTCGCGGTGGTGGCGAATCCGCACCTGCGGCGGCGCTTCGGTTTCGACCGTGGCTTCGAGCGTTTCGAGCACTTCGGCGAGCTGGAATGGCTGGAACCGGTCGCTCGGTCGTTCTGGGCGGAGTGGTGGCACGACCGCCAGGGCAACGAGCGCGACAACGCCACGGCCGATCTGCTCGTCCCACGCGCCATTCGCATGCTCGAACGCGACGCCGGTGACGGACCCTGGCTGCTGT belongs to Candidatus Krumholzibacteriia bacterium and includes:
- a CDS encoding sulfatase-like hydrolase/transferase — protein: MSAGTDARPGTSRFAALPGLVLVGLLYGVVEFARQRWMAPSPPGIPGDSGGDPMAYLALGITVVGLPGLLVSLIVPRTVRRTAAYAAGLFPTAAVALGRIGEVEHWTWMLTAEGELRWAVPIVLAVIGAIAGGVVLARLDARWKRPPWVARGAFALALVAPIVLALRVDPAPEALPVHRGEPRPNLVLLTIDTLRADAVGHFDDAWPTRDVPRQVATTTWSTSSWTRPAMASLFSGLVPTGHGTDDERAPSTEVSWWIEDLRDAGYRTLAVVANPHLRRRFGFDRGFERFEHFGELEWLEPVARSFWAEWWHDRQGNERDNATADLLVPRAIRMLERDAGDGPWLLWVHLVDPHIPYHLRGDDGALLDPDPGRWIDPLREDMEGDLFRAIWEAREGTAVTTGEARRALRRLYQTEVDFALDWSQRLLEAAARVSGDRDLLWLMSSDHGEEFWDDGGFEHGHTLHPSVTEVPLWIGGSTVVDATAVPKRLIDVGPWWLDRLDVEGFDPREGSGLLADDAVLEELALGRAATVESWLAEGLLYGPPRTWVRAPGFELERNDVTREIDFVGSPVDSTRARALLMQLDLWRERNASKGRAVDLSPDLVRQLRAIGYMQ